The nucleotide window CTATAAGACTTGCAGACTTTGAAGGTCTTTATCAGGAAGAGGCAGCAAAGATGATGAAGATTTCAAGACAAACATTTGGAAGAATCCTGCAAGAGGCTCACAGAAAGATAGCAGAGTGTCTTGTTAAAGGAAATGCATTAAGGATAGAGGGTGGAAGTTATACCACGGCAGACAGATTATTCTATTGTATCCAGTGTGGAAATACATGGGTAACAGAAGAAGCGGTTCAGAAACCTCAAGACTGCCCTGAATGCAAAGAACCCGATATACGAATGATAAGAAGGGGTGAGCCCTTCCACTGGAGATTTGGGAGATGTCGAGGGAAAGGAAGATGGCATGGTCCTCCATGGAAATAAATGTTTAAAAACAATAATAGAATAATGATTTGTTAAAATAAGTCTATTTTTATAACAAAATATTAAATTAAAGGAGGTGACTTAATATGTATGGCAGAGGAAGAGGTTGGTGGCCCGGATGGTACAGTAAGGCCACACCTTCAGGTTATTCTTATATTGGACCCTGTTTATGTGGTTTTGGACCTCATGCCTATTACCAAGATCCAGCGGGACGGATGGCTCATGCTTCCCAAGTATACAGCTTTGGTCCTGTCCCTCCTTCATCAGCTACAAAAGAAGACCTTGAGTATGAACTAAAGATCCTAAAGGATGAAAAAGCCGAGCTTGAGAAAAGACTTAACGAAATAGAAAAAGAGCTGAAAAAGGAGGAAAAATAGAGAGAGTGGGAACTAACCTTCCCACTTTCTCTAAAAAAGAGGTGATAGTATGAAAATTTGCATTTCTTCAAAAGGAGATATTTTGGAGCCAAAAGTTGATTCCCGATTTGGAAGAAGCCGCTATTTTATCTTTGTGGATCCAGAAAACTTCAAATGTTAATATATAAAGAATCCCAACATTTCACAATGAGAAAAATTTTTTTATATAATAGATGAGAATGATTATCATTATTAAAAAGATTCTTATTTTAGTAAAAGTTAGTGTAAAAACCTTAAGTCATTAAACACAGGAGTAAAAAATGCCAGTACTAGATAAGACTGAAATGAAAAAAGAATTAGATCGTATTCATTGGTTCTTTTCAGAAAGGTTTGGAGGTAATTGGATTAAAGTAAAATTCTATAAAGAAACACCAAACTTAAAACAGGGGAAAAAATTAAAAAATATAAGATTTTGTGAGGCAACTAAAGAAGCCATAATACATCCCGTTTTTTTGGATAAAGAGAGTATTTCTTGTTTGGGAGCAGAATATGCTTTTGGATGGAATTCAGATTATAGAAATAAACTCTTAGATGCTTGTCAGGATAAGCGTCAGATTGGAAAAGATATTCTTCTTAAATCATTGTTTTCTCACATTCCCCGTTTTAAAAAGCCCTTTCAATATATTGGACTGAATACTGAAGGAGAACCTGATCTTATAATGGCGTATATGCTTCCAGAACAGGTAATGAATATAATAAAAAAATATAATGATAATTTCGGAGAGAATTTGGATGTGTATTTAAACTGTATGATGTCAATATGCGGGGGCATTGCGGTTAGAACTTATTCAAT belongs to Nitrospinota bacterium and includes:
- a CDS encoding DUF134 domain-containing protein; the encoded protein is MVRPRKNRFVWGNPISTSFRPGGIRISQSEFLTLRVDEFEAIRLADFEGLYQEEAAKMMKISRQTFGRILQEAHRKIAECLVKGNALRIEGGSYTTADRLFYCIQCGNTWVTEEAVQKPQDCPECKEPDIRMIRRGEPFHWRFGRCRGKGRWHGPPWK
- a CDS encoding DUF169 domain-containing protein, which encodes MPVLDKTEMKKELDRIHWFFSERFGGNWIKVKFYKETPNLKQGKKLKNIRFCEATKEAIIHPVFLDKESISCLGAEYAFGWNSDYRNKLLDACQDKRQIGKDILLKSLFSHIPRFKKPFQYIGLNTEGEPDLIMAYMLPEQVMNIIKKYNDNFGENLDVYLNCMMSICGGIAVRTYSMGKISISFGCDDARKYSNMSRGRLVVGIPKRLFNVFVA